atatatatctccctTAAAGAACACAATGTTGCTGCACCCATTTATATAATTTTTAACTGCAGTTTTGAAAAGCGTGCTGTCAGAACTGAAAAGTTTATGAATGTATTTTTAGTACATGATTACACAATAGCTTTCAATACACAGGAATTTTTGATTGTGGTTAGTGTGACATGATTGACTTCATGAATTACACGTCATAGTACCGTTCTGTATAATGCATTGCCTAGTGATGAAGACTTGTATAATTTGTACTGGTTAGTTGGGTAACCTGCCTTTAACATCTTTATTGTTAGTGAAAATGAGAACTAAAAGATCTTCTCACATCATTTAGATTCCCTATTTGTGACCTATATGCGACCATTGTTTTTCCCAAGTGATGTGGGAAGTCTCTCCCTCAACAATCAAACAATCAACAATAACTTTTTCACAGCAGACATTTTAACTTCTTGTTGAAGGAAAAGAAAAGCTCTTGATTATAACAATATCATTTTCTCTGTTTCATTCAAGTGCCCAAGTAAGCCATGACAGTAAAGCAGCTAACTGTTATACAGggcaaaaatacaaaaatatactaAATAAACTGAAAAAAAGGCCAGTAAAAGTAATACGAATATTTTGTCttgtttttcatttgtatttacatTTGATATTTAGTTTAAACAATCAGTTACAGAAAAATACTTCTGGTGTGTCACTCATGTCCAGTccattcctcctcctctctataGCTGCAAAACCACAGCAGTCCACCACCACACATGGAGACTTCCGCCTGTCCTCCCAACGCTTTATCATCACTgaacacagtgtgtgtgtgtgtgtgtgtgtgtgtgtgtgtgtgtgtgtgtgtgtgtgtgtgtgtgtgtgtgtgtgtgtgtgtgtgtgtgtgtgtgtgtgtgtgtgtgtgtgtgtgtgtgtgtgtgtgtgtgtgtgtgtgtgtgtgtgtgtgcgcgcgtgcgggGGTTGTGGCTTAGTAACATTTATGTAGTGTGGTTTCAACACGTTGAGTTTGTCAAGTCAAATAGCCCCCTCCCACGACAATGGACAAAATAGATTGAATTTCACACTGAACAAGCCGTGAATGATCCCCTTCAAACCGCTTTAACATAATTGACACAgcatttaaacaacaaagaaaTACAATATCAGTATTCTCATACAGCACGTACGAAGGAGATGTTTGATAAAATGAGGGAAAAGAAAGTATGTTCTACATGTTTTAGAggggaaaaaaagaagaagtaaGAAAAGTGATATTTCTAAATTAACTTACTATCATAACCCTGACTAGTACATGTGCAGTGTGTGCATTTCAGCTGTGTAGCTTTGTCTGAAATCCATGGCGGATGCTGAGTGATAATCACCACTGCTGGCAATGATGTTAACGAGAGATAACTATGCTAGCTATCTCACAACATTATTGGTAGCGATAGCAAATCATTATAGACTATGCTCTATTAACCCAACACATATAAACACGAGAAACATTTACTTGCGTAGTGGTGTGTTGACCTGAACAACTGCAATCTTAGCTTGTCCTGGACGTAGTTTTGTTGTGAAGACCACCTTAACCGAGACCAAGTCATTGCTAAGACCGGAGTGCACACATGCActggcacactcacacacactctaatAACAAACACTTTAGTGTACATATGCAAATATGCACTCTCCCAGGCCACTACTCACGTGTCTGTATCAGCCGTGCACACATACACTGCAATCTTCAATCTTTGTTGGAAGCACGGTTGTTAAAAGATCCTCCCAACCAACCCCCTAAAACTGAAACATGACTTGTGTGTTATGTTGGGCCCCATGGTAGCCATGGCTGAATGCTAACATGTTACAGTGAGATCCACGTAATAGTTAAGAGTTACTTTTATTTGTGGTTCTTCATTCACCCCCAGAAGACATAAAGGTGATAAGTGAAGGACAAAAACAAAAGAGACAAAACCCTTGGAATATAAAAGGGTTCCCTGAAGAACCCAATGGTTGGGTTCTTCTTGTGAGGACCCTTGGAAGGGGGAAAGGTTCCTGATTGAATCCCCAGTGAAACCTGTTTATGTTGGTTTCTAGGAAGGTAGAACACTCTGAAAGGCTTCCTGTTGACACCTTTATCAAAGTTCAGCCAAAAAAGCCTTAGGCTATATGTTATCACATCTTATGGATGAGTGCATATCAAAATCCTCTGTACGTCCTCTGCACATCACAAGTCATCTTTAATCACCAGTTGCcaacaacaataaaacaaacatttgctCAAAGACTCATCTGAGAAGTTTGACAAAGCAAATAAGTGAGAAAGCATTAACCTGGCAGTCTTGCAGGAGGCTTTGTAAATGTCAGCTCGTTGTATGGTGAGCTTCAAAGCGCAGATACATTAGACTGTGAGAACAACTGTGGTAGCAGCAGTGAGTATAGCGTTCATACTGTAGATGTGAAATTACAAACTCCTCTGAGCTCAGCCTCCACATCAAACCCTGCTGTTTTAAAGTCAACTGATCAACTGTACCATCACACTGTATGGTTCAATAGCATACAGCATGTTCCAAATGCAAGACTTAGCTGAAGAGAGCAAATTGTGCACGTTTCTTAGAAACGTAACAGAAATAGCTACAGAGAGTAAGAGCAGCAAACCAAAAGTGTTAAAGAGCATATGACACGCAAGGCGAGAGAAATTGAAGAAAAGGAAGTGTCAGCTGAGAGACGATAACTTTATTTGAAGGGAGTGCCCCACGCACTTACACACTCTCTTTCTGTCTTTTTCTTCCCTGTGTCATCTTCATTTCCTCCTTACATGAGCTTGCTTGATAGTTGACAGCAGGCGAGCAAACACACATCAGGGGAGAAAGCAGAGAAATCTATACTTGCAGTGGACAGAGGATTTTCCTCTTCTTAAAGGGTGAGACTTCTATAAGCCAATTTAATATTATTGTTTGAAGAGTTTAATAAGGGGTTTTGGTCGGAGGAGGGTTTAAAAGTTTGTTGTGCTGCTGGATGGTTGACTAAGCTGAAGGGGAACATCTGGTGCACACTTTATACCAAGGTAATCTTCATTTAAAGTACTTCAACAGAATGAAAGaatataacttttttttaattattgatgTGTTTCAACTTGAAACACatcaataatttaaaaaaaaaagaaagtagtAAGGCTATGTAAAAATCACAGTTCCCAAAAGCTGGTTGCATCGTGTCTTCTAACTGTAACTCCATGTCTGTTTTGGTCTATTTTCAGTACTTTTCGTCTCTGCCTTTCTGTTCCCAGTTAAACTAACCCTTACCCTGTCTCTTTTAGGATCCCTTCCTCACCACAACGTTTTAACCTTAAGCCCTAACGTCCCAGCTGGAGTGTGATCTGGTGGGATGGCAGAGGGCGATGTGGATCCGTACCCTCAGGTGTTTGTGGTTGACAGCCAAGCCAACTACGTCTCCATGCCTGGCGAGAAGAGGCCACGTTGGGTGAGATCAGGACAAACGTTTCTTCTCCTGCTGGTAGGACTCGCCCTGTTGGGACTTGTTGTCGAGGGGTGTTTTATCTACAGTCTATACAAAAAAACCGAGGTGAGATTGATCTCTTTTTTATGTCTGTGTGGGTGAAGAGAGAGTCCAGAGTCTTGGAGCGTTGGGCTCTTGGAAAGTCCTATTGTTTAGAATTTCCCTCTTTTCCTTTACGTCATAACCAGACACACACTGTGGTGGATTAACACGTGTGCGTGAGGTGTCATTATTTCGCCTTTTAATTTATTGCCTGCAATGACAAATCTGTCAGATGGACTTGTTCTCTATTTCTACTtccctttttttctcttaagtGCAAACCAACAATATTGCTTTTCTAAACAGTTTCATAATGACACTTATTACACACCTGCCTATATTATGTTGTGCACTTGTGCATGTTATGTAATATGCATTACAGTTTACAAATCTAACCTCTAAGACTGTACAATGTCAAAACTTAGATACCCAAGACCAAAGAATGGCAGTTGACATTTTGCCTCTTTATCATGTTGTATTAAAATGGTATTCAAATACTCCAGCATTAACAAAACACAAAACTGGTCAAGTTACatttatacatgtatatattacatttaattaaatgaaTGTTTGATATACTTCAAGATTTTGTTATGTTTTTTGGTGTAAATATGCCTTTTGTTGTGTGTACATTTCTATTAGTGTCTTTGTTGCAAGACACTTCCTGTTCTTACACGCTTTTGAACTTTTGACATCTTAAAAACACACACTGATTTTGTTACACATTCTATATTTCTCAGCCCCTCCTCTTCCCCTTTCTGCATGACTTGTCCTACTGTAAGTTTCACCCGCTGTGCCAGAACCTGACCAATCCTCCAACATCTGGCGGGCAGGTAGGTGTGGGTGCGGAGGCACGGGTTACACTGTCGCACCGCCGGATGTGTGTCGGAGTTTTCTGCTTTAACACCTTTTTCTGTTTCAGGGTGGCACCATATTGAGCCAAGTGGGTTCCAAAGGTAATGAGTTATTCTCTGTTCTGTtctgtgatgatgatgatgatgatgatgatgatgatgatgagccaCAAATATGTGATGTGTGATTTACTCTAGCCCATGCAAACCTCACGTGTCAATTCAGATATAAGGTTTTTCGACATTGTTTGATTGATCTGAACACGCATTATCAAACAGATTCCAATGATATTCCCACAGTACGACCACATCTGGAAGACATCCAACAGAGACCCTTTGCTCAGCTTATAGGTAGGAACCCTCTGAACACTCAAACCAGGTGACTGTATCTTTTTATTTCAGCTATTCTCCTTAATTGTCTTTGATCATAACAACTAttttgtatttcctttctcatcTTAACGCCAGGTTCAGACTCTTATATCGGAGAGAACAACGAGGTGCAGTGGGAAGATAAAAATGGCGAAACTGTAACCCACAACATGGGCTTTGAAAAAGGCCGGTTGATGGTCAAGGAGGATGGCTACTACTACATTTACTCTAAAGTGACATTAAATGTCGCAGAGGAGTGTGAGCTTATCCAGCACAAGATCATAAAAGCCACCAGTGCCTACGGCAAGGATATTGAACTTTTGAAATCCAAAAGGTAAGTCAGTGTGCCTCACTTCCCTCCCTCTGATGCGACACATGTGCTTACAATTGCCTTCTTGGGTTCAACCAGTGTGTACCTTTGCTTCTGTGTCTTTGAAGTTAGACAAAGGCAAAAACATCTTTTATATGAAGAGGGTAATTTTCTAAGATGTTGGGCCATTTTGCTTCAGTAACATGTCTTCTTCCATAGTGGAAAGAAAACATCGAAAATACAATTGATTATTTTTCTAATTATGTCAATTTGCGTCTGTAGGGTTGACTTAAATATACTAAAAGTTCGCATTAGATAATGCCAAATTAGCATATTAAACTAaaggaaaaaataaaatgtcagaAGTCTGCATTAATGCGATGTAAATAACTGGTTGAGTTTCATGATAGCATCTATTTATTAC
Above is a window of Pseudochaenichthys georgianus chromosome 1, fPseGeo1.2, whole genome shotgun sequence DNA encoding:
- the LOC117465001 gene encoding tumor necrosis factor ligand superfamily member 14-like isoform X1: MAEGDVDPYPQVFVVDSQANYVSMPGEKRPRWVRSGQTFLLLLVGLALLGLVVEGCFIYSLYKKTEPLLFPFLHDLSYCKFHPLCQNLTNPPTSGGQGGTILSQVGSKDSNDIPTVRPHLEDIQQRPFAQLIGSDSYIGENNEVQWEDKNGETVTHNMGFEKGRLMVKEDGYYYIYSKVTLNVAEECELIQHKIIKATSAYGKDIELLKSKSLRCFNPTRSPITHKEDIRNSFLAGIFHLESGNTIFVTLENSPKMLPRHTEYLMGAFMIYPGGLLQE
- the LOC117465001 gene encoding tumor necrosis factor ligand superfamily member 14-like isoform X3; the encoded protein is MAEGDVDPYPQVFVVDSQANYVSMPGEKRPRWVRSGQTFLLLLVGLALLGLVVEGCFIYSLYKKTEGGTILSQVGSKDSNDIPTVRPHLEDIQQRPFAQLIGSDSYIGENNEVQWEDKNGETVTHNMGFEKGRLMVKEDGYYYIYSKVTLNVAEECELIQHKIIKATSAYGKDIELLKSKSLRCFNPTRSPITHKEDIRNSFLAGIFHLESGNTIFVTLENSPKMLPRHTEYLMGAFMIYPGGLLQE
- the LOC117465001 gene encoding tumor necrosis factor ligand superfamily member 14-like isoform X4 gives rise to the protein MAEGDVDPYPQVFVVDSQANYVSMPGEKRPRWVRSGQTFLLLLVGLALLGLVVEGCFIYSLYKKTEGGTILSQVGSKVRPHLEDIQQRPFAQLIGSDSYIGENNEVQWEDKNGETVTHNMGFEKGRLMVKEDGYYYIYSKVTLNVAEECELIQHKIIKATSAYGKDIELLKSKSLRCFNPTRSPITHKEDIRNSFLAGIFHLESGNTIFVTLENSPKMLPRHTEYLMGAFMIYPGGLLQE
- the LOC117465001 gene encoding tumor necrosis factor ligand superfamily member 14-like isoform X2 — translated: MAEGDVDPYPQVFVVDSQANYVSMPGEKRPRWVRSGQTFLLLLVGLALLGLVVEGCFIYSLYKKTEPLLFPFLHDLSYCKFHPLCQNLTNPPTSGGQGGTILSQVGSKVRPHLEDIQQRPFAQLIGSDSYIGENNEVQWEDKNGETVTHNMGFEKGRLMVKEDGYYYIYSKVTLNVAEECELIQHKIIKATSAYGKDIELLKSKSLRCFNPTRSPITHKEDIRNSFLAGIFHLESGNTIFVTLENSPKMLPRHTEYLMGAFMIYPGGLLQE